One stretch of Planococcus sp. PAMC 21323 DNA includes these proteins:
- a CDS encoding glucosaminidase domain-containing protein, protein MTSPISSNFLLYNTIATMAKSMPAMGQTGSDSNSIGSSTSPSTFFALLMNAMMESMQEANTGVIPQAGAQVSLPTLTTPLTAPLSNSYNPAIPPLNTQEVPTAASDTSDLKFKPTQFIKLDNTLDGKLSGTAAHFINAGKKYDLDPNLLSAIAIHETGNGSSRAAHDKNNVAGMMGKNGLRSYASVEDSIFDMARNLRQNYLNQGKDTIAKIGAKYAPVGAANDPTGLNNHWTNGVSSQYSKLT, encoded by the coding sequence TTGACCAGTCCAATTTCTTCGAATTTCCTTTTATATAATACAATCGCGACGATGGCGAAATCGATGCCGGCTATGGGGCAAACTGGCAGTGATAGTAATTCTATCGGCAGTTCGACTAGTCCAAGCACGTTTTTTGCGTTGCTGATGAACGCTATGATGGAAAGCATGCAAGAAGCGAATACCGGTGTGATTCCGCAAGCAGGCGCTCAAGTTTCATTGCCTACTTTGACGACACCGTTAACTGCTCCATTATCCAATTCTTATAATCCTGCAATTCCTCCGCTCAACACGCAAGAAGTGCCAACAGCTGCGAGCGATACGAGTGATTTGAAGTTTAAACCGACACAATTTATTAAATTAGACAATACATTAGACGGCAAACTGAGTGGAACAGCTGCTCACTTTATCAATGCAGGAAAAAAATACGATTTGGATCCGAACTTATTGTCCGCAATTGCCATTCACGAAACGGGCAATGGTTCATCGCGTGCAGCACATGATAAAAATAATGTGGCCGGTATGATGGGAAAAAACGGTTTACGTAGCTATGCTTCTGTAGAAGATAGCATTTTTGATATGGCGCGTAACTTGCGTCAAAATTACTTGAACCAAGGCAAAGACACCATCGCTAAAATCGGAGCGAAATACGCGCCAGTTGGAGCAGCGAATGATCCAACCGGGTTAAACAACCACTGGACAAACGGTGTCAGCAGTCAATATTCTAAATTGACATAA
- a CDS encoding SANT/Myb-like DNA-binding domain-containing protein: MNLLSLTSTEQNVLIASILGDGEITKRYPGSRRKNNSYREHFSIQQLDYRIWKRNLLPSAFYFNQSRSLLLSPSLPLLTQMFDHFYNSSGDKIVSLTMLELCKSPLFLTTLYLDDGSLCISMNRNELKKTIYLTPHIYLYLQSLSFEDLCKLKLHISTYFGVEFNTSKRSDGFGYILKTTKVSETMKFLKVVGDASKDCPSMYYKTDWDFRFQKEIDRYEESHPGYEVIASSSDRRKNYTNEECEILYQMKKEGKTDKEIALHLNRTYWSIVYKWRELRENSVTLIPSDCKTYIANGNGEGDSSGNSPR; the protein is encoded by the coding sequence ATGAATTTACTTTCACTAACATCAACTGAACAAAATGTCTTGATCGCAAGTATTTTAGGAGACGGTGAAATCACAAAAAGATATCCAGGATCTCGTCGAAAAAATAATAGTTATAGAGAACACTTTAGCATCCAGCAACTAGACTATCGTATTTGGAAACGAAATCTATTGCCATCTGCTTTCTATTTTAATCAATCACGTTCTTTACTACTTTCTCCATCGCTCCCCTTGTTAACACAAATGTTTGACCACTTTTACAATTCTAGCGGAGATAAGATAGTCTCTTTAACAATGCTTGAGTTATGTAAATCCCCTTTGTTTCTCACGACTTTGTATTTAGATGACGGTTCACTATGCATTTCTATGAATCGAAACGAATTAAAGAAAACCATCTATTTGACACCACACATTTATCTATATTTACAGTCTCTGTCTTTTGAAGATTTATGCAAATTAAAATTACACATAAGCACTTATTTCGGAGTCGAATTTAATACTAGTAAAAGGTCTGATGGATTTGGATATATATTAAAAACGACCAAAGTTAGTGAAACTATGAAGTTCCTGAAAGTAGTCGGCGATGCCTCAAAGGACTGTCCTTCTATGTATTATAAAACCGATTGGGATTTTCGTTTTCAAAAAGAAATTGATCGGTACGAGGAATCTCACCCTGGATACGAAGTGATTGCGAGTTCTTCAGATCGGCGAAAAAATTATACAAACGAAGAATGTGAAATACTATACCAAATGAAAAAAGAAGGAAAAACAGATAAAGAAATTGCCCTTCACTTGAACCGCACGTACTGGTCTATTGTTTACAAATGGAGAGAGTTACGTGAAAACAGCGTCACCCTCATACCATCAGATTGTAAGACATATATAGCGAATGGTAATGGAGAAGGCGACTCCAGTGGGAACAGCCCGCGGTGA
- the flaG gene encoding flagellar protein FlaG, whose product MGINGLPSIEFPKVSEPTSIVSKQPIASEENKHQEADKHITKEALTDKVDSMNKFLESAATNVKFQFHEDMNVYYVQVVNSLTEEILREIPNKKFLDMYASMADFAGLMVDEKL is encoded by the coding sequence ATGGGAATAAATGGATTGCCTTCGATAGAATTCCCGAAAGTTAGCGAACCAACATCAATCGTATCAAAACAACCTATCGCTTCAGAAGAAAACAAACACCAAGAAGCGGACAAACACATCACGAAAGAAGCACTTACCGATAAAGTCGACAGCATGAACAAGTTTTTAGAGTCAGCTGCGACAAATGTGAAGTTTCAATTTCACGAAGACATGAACGTTTATTATGTTCAAGTCGTAAATTCATTAACAGAAGAAATTTTACGTGAGATTCCAAATAAGAAGTTTTTAGATATGTACGCCTCGATGGCCGATTTTGCAGGCCTCATGGTGGATGAGAAATTATAA